A part of Heliangelus exortis chromosome 3, bHelExo1.hap1, whole genome shotgun sequence genomic DNA contains:
- the MDH1 gene encoding malate dehydrogenase, cytoplasmic isoform X2, which yields MGEPIRVLVTGAAGQIAYSLLYSIAKGDVFGKDQPLILVLLDITPMMTVLEGVVMELQDCALPLLREVVPTDKEEVAFKDLDVAILVGSMPRREGMERKDLLKANVKIFKAQGSALDKYAKKTVKVVVVGNPANTNCLIASKSAPSIPKENFSCLTRLDHNRAKSQIALKLGVTANDVKNVIIWGNHSSTQYPDVNHAKVNLKGKEVGVYEAIKNDSWLKGDFIQTVQQRGAAVIKARKLSSAMSAAKAICDHVRDIWFGTPAGEFVSMGVISDGNSYGVPEDLLYSFPVVIKDKTWKFVEGLPINDFSREKMDLTAKELTEEKETAVEFLSSA from the exons ATG GGTGAACCCATCAGAGTCCTGGTgactggagctgctgggcagatTGCCTACTCACTGCTCTACAGCATTGCCAAGGGAGATGTCTTTGGCAAAGACCAG ccTCTTATTCTTGTGCTGCTGGATATCACCCCCATGATGACTGTGTTGGAAGGTGTAGTGATGGAGCTCCAGGACTGTGCTCTACCACTGCTGAGAG agGTCGTTCCAACAGACAAGGAGGAAGTTGCATTCAAAGACCTTGACGTAGCAATTCTGGTTGGCTCCATGCCAAGAAGGGAGGGCATGGAGAGAAAGGATTTACTCAAAGCAAACGTGAAAATATTCAAGGCTCAGGGCTCAGCCCTGGACAAGTATGCCAAAAAGACTGTCAAG GTCGTGGTAGTTGGGAATCCAGCAAATACTAACTGCCTGATTGCATCAAAGTCAGCCCCATCCATACCAAAGGAAAACTTCAGCTGCTTAACTCGTTTGGATCACAACAGAGCTAAGTCTCAG ATTGCTCTGAAACTTGGTGTGACTGCTAATGATGTGAAGAATGTCATCATCTGGGGCAACCACTCCTCCACTCAGTATCCAGATGTTAACCATGCGAAGGTaaatttgaaaggaaaggaagttGGAGTTTATGAAGCTATAAAAAACGACAGCTGGCTGAAGGGAGACTTTATCCAG acTGTTCAGCAACGTGGAGCAGCAGTTATTAAGGCCAGGAAGCTGTCCAGTGCAATGTCTGCTGCCAAAGCCATCTGTGATCATGTGAGGGACATCTGGTTTGGCACTCCAGCG ggAGAGTTTGTTTCCATGGGAGTCATTTCTGATGGCAACTCTTATGGTGTTCCTGAAGACTTGCTATATTCATTCCCTGTTGTGATTAAG GACAAGACCTGGAAGTTTGTTGAGGGTCTTCCTATCAATGATTTTTCTCGTGAGAAGATGGATCTTACTGCTAAGGAATTAACTGAAGAGAAGGAGACTGCTGTGGAATTCCTCTCCAGTGCATGA
- the MDH1 gene encoding malate dehydrogenase, cytoplasmic isoform X1: MLKEFLSSKGEPIRVLVTGAAGQIAYSLLYSIAKGDVFGKDQPLILVLLDITPMMTVLEGVVMELQDCALPLLREVVPTDKEEVAFKDLDVAILVGSMPRREGMERKDLLKANVKIFKAQGSALDKYAKKTVKVVVVGNPANTNCLIASKSAPSIPKENFSCLTRLDHNRAKSQIALKLGVTANDVKNVIIWGNHSSTQYPDVNHAKVNLKGKEVGVYEAIKNDSWLKGDFIQTVQQRGAAVIKARKLSSAMSAAKAICDHVRDIWFGTPAGEFVSMGVISDGNSYGVPEDLLYSFPVVIKDKTWKFVEGLPINDFSREKMDLTAKELTEEKETAVEFLSSA; the protein is encoded by the exons ATGCTTAAAGAATTCCTATCAAGCAAG GGTGAACCCATCAGAGTCCTGGTgactggagctgctgggcagatTGCCTACTCACTGCTCTACAGCATTGCCAAGGGAGATGTCTTTGGCAAAGACCAG ccTCTTATTCTTGTGCTGCTGGATATCACCCCCATGATGACTGTGTTGGAAGGTGTAGTGATGGAGCTCCAGGACTGTGCTCTACCACTGCTGAGAG agGTCGTTCCAACAGACAAGGAGGAAGTTGCATTCAAAGACCTTGACGTAGCAATTCTGGTTGGCTCCATGCCAAGAAGGGAGGGCATGGAGAGAAAGGATTTACTCAAAGCAAACGTGAAAATATTCAAGGCTCAGGGCTCAGCCCTGGACAAGTATGCCAAAAAGACTGTCAAG GTCGTGGTAGTTGGGAATCCAGCAAATACTAACTGCCTGATTGCATCAAAGTCAGCCCCATCCATACCAAAGGAAAACTTCAGCTGCTTAACTCGTTTGGATCACAACAGAGCTAAGTCTCAG ATTGCTCTGAAACTTGGTGTGACTGCTAATGATGTGAAGAATGTCATCATCTGGGGCAACCACTCCTCCACTCAGTATCCAGATGTTAACCATGCGAAGGTaaatttgaaaggaaaggaagttGGAGTTTATGAAGCTATAAAAAACGACAGCTGGCTGAAGGGAGACTTTATCCAG acTGTTCAGCAACGTGGAGCAGCAGTTATTAAGGCCAGGAAGCTGTCCAGTGCAATGTCTGCTGCCAAAGCCATCTGTGATCATGTGAGGGACATCTGGTTTGGCACTCCAGCG ggAGAGTTTGTTTCCATGGGAGTCATTTCTGATGGCAACTCTTATGGTGTTCCTGAAGACTTGCTATATTCATTCCCTGTTGTGATTAAG GACAAGACCTGGAAGTTTGTTGAGGGTCTTCCTATCAATGATTTTTCTCGTGAGAAGATGGATCTTACTGCTAAGGAATTAACTGAAGAGAAGGAGACTGCTGTGGAATTCCTCTCCAGTGCATGA